One Loxodonta africana isolate mLoxAfr1 chromosome 15, mLoxAfr1.hap2, whole genome shotgun sequence genomic window carries:
- the FAM118B gene encoding protein FAM118B isoform X3: MASTGSQASDIDQIFGFFSDGAPPTKKPRKLLPSLKTKRPQELVLVIGTGISAAVAPQVPALKSWKGLIQALLDAAIDFDLLEDEESKKFQKCLHEDKNLVHVAHDLIQKLSPRTSNVRSTFFKDCLYEVFDDLESKMEDSGKQLLQSVLHLMENGALVLTTNFDNLLELYAADQGKQLESLDLTDEKKVLEWAQEKRKLSVLHIHGVYTNPSGIVLHPAGYQNVLRNTEVMREIQKLYENKSFLFLGCGWTVDDTTFQALFLEAVKHKSDLEHFMLVRRGDVDEFKKLRENMLDKGIKVISYGNEYADLPEYFKRLTFEISTRGRSGMAREGQLNGSSTAHNEIRGST; this comes from the exons GAAGCTGCTTCCAAGCTTGAAAACTAAGAGGCCTCAGGAACTTGTGCTGGTGATCGGAACAGGCATCAGTGCTGCCGTTGCCCCTCAGGTTCCAGCCCTGAAATCCTGGAAGGGGTTAATTCAGGCCTTACTGGATGCTGCCATTGATTTTGATCTCCTGGAAGATGAAGAGAGCAAGAAATTTCAGAAGTGTCTCCATGAAGACAAGAACCTCGTCCATGTTGCCCATGACCTCATCCAGAAACTCTCTCCC CGTACCAGTAATGTTCGATCCACGTTTTTCAAGGACTGTTTATATGAAGTATTTGATGACTTGGAGTCAAAGATGGAAGATTCTGGAAAACAGCTGCTTCAGTCAGTTCTCCACCTGATGGAAAATGGAGCCCTAGTATTAACTACAAATTTTGATAATCTTCTGGAACTCTATGCAGCAGACCAGGGAAAACAACTTGAATCCCTGGACCTCACTGATGAGAAAAAG GTTCTTGAGTGGGCTCAGGAGAAGCGGAAGCTGAGCGTGTTACATATCCATGGTGTCTACACCAACCCCAGTGGCATCGTCCTGCATCCAGCTGGATATCAGAATGTGCTTAGGAACACTGAAGTTATG AGAGAGATTCAGAAGCTCTACGAAAACAAGTCATTTCTTTTCCTGGGTTGCGGCTGGACTGTGGATGACACCACTTTCCAAGCTCTTTTCCTGGAGGCTGTCAAGCATAAATCTGACTTAGAACATTTCATGCTGGTTCGGAGAGGAGATGTTGATGAGTTCAAGAAGCTTCGAGAAAACATGCTGGACAAAGGGATTAAAGTCATCTCCTACGGAAATGAATATGCTGATCTTCCCGAATATTTCAAGCGACTGACATTTGAGATCTCAACGAGGGGTAGATCAG GGATGGCGAGAGAAGGTCAGCTAAATGGTTCATCTACAGCACACAATGAAATAAGAG GCAGTACATGA
- the FAM118B gene encoding protein FAM118B isoform X2, with protein MASTGSQASDIDQIFGFFSDGAPPTKKPRKLLPSLKTKRPQELVLVIGTGISAAVAPQVPALKSWKGLIQALLDAAIDFDLLEDEESKKFQKCLHEDKNLVHVAHDLIQKLSPRTSNVRSTFFKDCLYEVFDDLESKMEDSGKQLLQSVLHLMENGALVLTTNFDNLLELYAADQGKQLESLDLTDEKKVLEWAQEKRKLSVLHIHGVYTNPSGIVLHPAGYQNVLRNTEVMREIQKLYENKSFLFLGCGWTVDDTTFQALFLEAVKHKSDLEHFMLVRRGDVDEFKKLRENMLDKGIKVISYGNEYADLPEYFKRLTFEISTRGRSAGMAREGQLNGSSTAHNEIRGST; from the exons GAAGCTGCTTCCAAGCTTGAAAACTAAGAGGCCTCAGGAACTTGTGCTGGTGATCGGAACAGGCATCAGTGCTGCCGTTGCCCCTCAGGTTCCAGCCCTGAAATCCTGGAAGGGGTTAATTCAGGCCTTACTGGATGCTGCCATTGATTTTGATCTCCTGGAAGATGAAGAGAGCAAGAAATTTCAGAAGTGTCTCCATGAAGACAAGAACCTCGTCCATGTTGCCCATGACCTCATCCAGAAACTCTCTCCC CGTACCAGTAATGTTCGATCCACGTTTTTCAAGGACTGTTTATATGAAGTATTTGATGACTTGGAGTCAAAGATGGAAGATTCTGGAAAACAGCTGCTTCAGTCAGTTCTCCACCTGATGGAAAATGGAGCCCTAGTATTAACTACAAATTTTGATAATCTTCTGGAACTCTATGCAGCAGACCAGGGAAAACAACTTGAATCCCTGGACCTCACTGATGAGAAAAAG GTTCTTGAGTGGGCTCAGGAGAAGCGGAAGCTGAGCGTGTTACATATCCATGGTGTCTACACCAACCCCAGTGGCATCGTCCTGCATCCAGCTGGATATCAGAATGTGCTTAGGAACACTGAAGTTATG AGAGAGATTCAGAAGCTCTACGAAAACAAGTCATTTCTTTTCCTGGGTTGCGGCTGGACTGTGGATGACACCACTTTCCAAGCTCTTTTCCTGGAGGCTGTCAAGCATAAATCTGACTTAGAACATTTCATGCTGGTTCGGAGAGGAGATGTTGATGAGTTCAAGAAGCTTCGAGAAAACATGCTGGACAAAGGGATTAAAGTCATCTCCTACGGAAATGAATATGCTGATCTTCCCGAATATTTCAAGCGACTGACATTTGAGATCTCAACGAGGGGTAGATCAG CAGGGATGGCGAGAGAAGGTCAGCTAAATGGTTCATCTACAGCACACAATGAAATAAGAG GCAGTACATGA
- the FAM118B gene encoding protein FAM118B isoform X1, with protein sequence MASTGSQASDIDQIFGFFSDGAPPTKKPRKLLPSLKTKRPQELVLVIGTGISAAVAPQVPALKSWKGLIQALLDAAIDFDLLEDEESKKFQKCLHEDKNLVHVAHDLIQKLSPRTSNVRSTFFKDCLYEVFDDLESKMEDSGKQLLQSVLHLMENGALVLTTNFDNLLELYAADQGKQLESLDLTDEKKVLEWAQEKRKLSVLHIHGVYTNPSGIVLHPAGYQNVLRNTEVMREIQKLYENKSFLFLGCGWTVDDTTFQALFLEAVKHKSDLEHFMLVRRGDVDEFKKLRENMLDKGIKVISYGNEYADLPEYFKRLTFEISTRGRSGGRSLSSIFHWSRSFSAEGPRVQRMRSAPSAAFLMGWREKVS encoded by the exons GAAGCTGCTTCCAAGCTTGAAAACTAAGAGGCCTCAGGAACTTGTGCTGGTGATCGGAACAGGCATCAGTGCTGCCGTTGCCCCTCAGGTTCCAGCCCTGAAATCCTGGAAGGGGTTAATTCAGGCCTTACTGGATGCTGCCATTGATTTTGATCTCCTGGAAGATGAAGAGAGCAAGAAATTTCAGAAGTGTCTCCATGAAGACAAGAACCTCGTCCATGTTGCCCATGACCTCATCCAGAAACTCTCTCCC CGTACCAGTAATGTTCGATCCACGTTTTTCAAGGACTGTTTATATGAAGTATTTGATGACTTGGAGTCAAAGATGGAAGATTCTGGAAAACAGCTGCTTCAGTCAGTTCTCCACCTGATGGAAAATGGAGCCCTAGTATTAACTACAAATTTTGATAATCTTCTGGAACTCTATGCAGCAGACCAGGGAAAACAACTTGAATCCCTGGACCTCACTGATGAGAAAAAG GTTCTTGAGTGGGCTCAGGAGAAGCGGAAGCTGAGCGTGTTACATATCCATGGTGTCTACACCAACCCCAGTGGCATCGTCCTGCATCCAGCTGGATATCAGAATGTGCTTAGGAACACTGAAGTTATG AGAGAGATTCAGAAGCTCTACGAAAACAAGTCATTTCTTTTCCTGGGTTGCGGCTGGACTGTGGATGACACCACTTTCCAAGCTCTTTTCCTGGAGGCTGTCAAGCATAAATCTGACTTAGAACATTTCATGCTGGTTCGGAGAGGAGATGTTGATGAGTTCAAGAAGCTTCGAGAAAACATGCTGGACAAAGGGATTAAAGTCATCTCCTACGGAAATGAATATGCTGATCTTCCCGAATATTTCAAGCGACTGACATTTGAGATCTCAACGAGGGGTAGATCAG gaggaaggtctttgtcctcaattttccactggtcgaggagcttctcagcggagggaccccgggtccaaaggatgcgctctgctcccagtgctgctttcttgatg GGATGGCGAGAGAAGGTCAGCTAA